The Vitis vinifera cultivar Pinot Noir 40024 chromosome 3, ASM3070453v1 region AGAAAAATATCTGACGTACGGATCGGTGTACAGTGACAGAATTATCGTGTTCCGGTGCTTCCACCTCAGTCCTCACTCCTCACCCCCCTTCATCAATGCTCATGCTCTCAACATCCACAAATTTTTGGGACAcgagttttttcttcttctaccttCTTAATTACATGATATatcatattctaaaaataaaaaatataagattaaatATGTGACACCATTATCTACTTACATTActataaattcaaatatgattatttttatggaaaattttctaaactttgtcctaaaaaatataaataaacaaatttaacgatgtcattattttaaaatacgtcaatataatataacatgtcataattttaaaacacgtTAACAACGTTAATAAAGACTTATAtttacataatataaaaaactttttttttaatgtgggAAAAGTACTTTTATGGATTATAGATACTCCGTGTCAATCCCTCCGCCTATTTGGATGAAAAAGGGTCGATAGGTAACTTGATTTTTGCTTTTATAGTAGGCTACTTTTGGATTTGGTAACATGGATAGCTATTCCTAACCAATTATTGTGATTCTCTATTTATTACTTTTCCATGTCGACCACCTATGTCCAGTCAACTTTCACTTTTGGAGATATCAAATGTTATTAATATTATGATTAACCGTCTATAGTTTCATAAATATTAGGAGAggatcaaaattttatttagggTGAGTTTGAAATCATTCTAAGaaatgtttcaaatttttttaatatttaaaaattaaaaatattaaaaaaattaataatatttcttaaaatcactcgCATATGGATTCTTAGAGTATATTTAATTCTACATTTGATTTGTTATCTTATGACTGtctttcatgaaaaaaaactaATTGAAGTGAAGGATCttctataaataataaaaagttaagtCAACTATTTAATCAAATGATGTTAAACATGTTTCTCATTTATTCTCAAGaaacaagttgataatttctttgaaaaattatgCTCAATTTCATATATGGTAAATCTATCTTTCAAAAACATTcccataaaaaaaactaaagtggAGTTTTTTTAAACATTGTAAAAAGAGATTCGTTTGTCtgatatttatatgaataaaaCTTTATAATTATTAAGAAGTCATGTAATCTTCCATCTCGAGTTAGAGAAACCTAGCCAAAGAGGGGATCAGTCTCATTGACTTCTtatgctttcatatcaacaacTCAAATCATCCACTAAAAGGATGACCCGATCAAGAATAtgaaccataaaaaataaaaattattaaatcaattaCAGAAATACAAGCAAGTTATAATACCTACTAGCCAAAAAGGAAACcattcaataatataaaaaaattaaaagcatttCCAAAAATTACTTTCATACTagcttttaatatataaaagttgttttatatttgtgattttCATTAATAATGGAAAGAAATAtggattttcaatttcaatgtaaattatttatagaaaacaaatgaataaataataaatattttatgattaagATATTGATCGGAAGTATAAATGGGTAAGTGTGAACGTCAATGAGAGTTGTGAGAAAGTGGTCTCCAACTGGCCAAAGACCATGCACCACTGACATCCCTATTCTAATTTCAAAGACCCACGCCGAGGCTCAAGGTCCCACTCACTTCCCAACCCCACCACCCCAACGCCCCATTCTTCTCTTTCAAATACAAAAAGGAGATCGAGAGGTGATGCCATTGCTGCAATTTCTAGCTCTTCTCGCCATGTCTCACCTCtctcttctgtttctcttctcCGTCTTCTCCGCCACCCATGCCCTCACTCTCCCCTCCGACGTCTCTGCTCTTCAATCCTTCAAAGCCTCCATTAAACCCTCCTCTGTTTCTCCTTGGTCATGCCTCGCTTCTTGGAACTTCTCCACCGATCCATGCTCTGTTCCTCGCCGGACTCATTTCACCTGTGGTATTTCTTGCTCCGCAGACTCCACCAGGGTGATATCAATCACTCTCGACCCTGCTGGATACGCCGGCGCTCTCTCTCCGGCCATAGCCAAACTTACCCAACTTACCGTCCTCGACCTCTCTGATAATTCCTTATCCGGGTATGTTCCAAGCGCACTTTCCTCTCTTTCCAACCTCCAAATCCTCACCCTCCGGTCCAACTCATTCTCTGGTCCTCTCCCTCAAGCCATTACCGCGATCAAGTCTCTTGAATCTCTCGACATTTCTCATAATTTTCTATCTGGGTCGCTCCCCAAAACCATGGTTTCTCTCTCCAGCTTGAGGAGACTCGATCTCAGCTTCAACAGGATTACGGGGACCCTCCCCAAGCTTCCGTCGTCCTTATCAGAACTCGCTCTCAGGAGCAATTCTCTATCTGGGTATCTCCTGAAATCGTCCTTCGACGGTTTAACTCGATTGGAAGTAGTCGAACTCAGCGCAAACGCCTTCACGGGGCCAATACAAAGCTGGTTCTTCCTCCTCCCTTCCCTGCAACAGGTCAATTTAGCCAACAACAGCTTCACCGGTCTCGCGATCTTGAAACCCACCGCCAGCGACCTCGTCGCCGTCGATCTGGGCTTCAACCAGATCAAAGGCTACGTTCCCACGAATTTCTCAGCCTTCCCTCTCCTCTCATCACTCTCGCTTCGCTACAACCAGTTGCGTGGCCCAATTCCGCTGGACTACAGCAAGAAGGAGACCCTAAAGAGACTATTCCTGGACGGGAACTTCTTGAACGGAAAAGCGCCTGTGGGATTCTTCTCCGGGTGGTCGGGGGTATCGGGGAGCTTGGGGGACAACTGCCTACAGAGCTGTCCGACATCGTCTCAGCTGTGCCTACCATCACAGAAACCCAACTCTATTTGCAAGCAAGCCTACGGAGGAAAACCAAGGTCATAGTTAGAGAGATCTGTCAGCAATCAGcataatatttgtattttagAATCCTCCTACTTCTATGTATTTTAAttgttagttttaaaaaataaaaatacatctTCACttgtaatataattaataattgaagCTTTAGCACATGGCGGTGTGCTTAGAGGATTCATTCTAGCCTCCCTGCATCCCTCTTTTTGTTTAGTAGAAGAAACAAGACAACAAGGGTAGGTGGATGGATGGATGACTAAGAGCTGTTTGGCACTCATTTTGGAAAACGCTTTTCtggtattaaaaataaaaaattatttttattaaataattctaaaaaaatagcttctcaagtttttttaaatcattctttaatattttataaaacaaaaatctatttgaaaacctaaatattttaaaaatattttttatatccaatgattcattttttatcattttacatgcttatataattatttttaaaaacatctcttataaaacaactaaaagatattatttgaaaatactcTCATTTTCTATtatgaaaaacagaaaatagaaatcagttttctaatttctaaaacatgtttttcttttctttttttctaaataataaaaaactatactTGAAAACAATCCCGACACATATTCTAAGGGTGTTTGATACTATTTTCagaaataattctaaaaattggtttttgaaaaatgttctttatttcttataaaataaaagtttgtttaaaaatctaaaatgtttttaatattttaaaaaaataatttttatatttagtattttatttttaatcatattatatgtttatataattatttttttaaacaattcttaaaaaacaagtaaaaataataaaaaaaaattaaaatatagtttttaaaaatatcttattttctgtttttaataataaaaaacataaaacagttttttttattgttaaatgtgttttcttatgttttttgttttagctaataaaaaatgttattaaaaaaaattctcaaaatggtCCCAAATCtctaaaaattcttatttttttatatcaaaattattattattttctagaaTAACAAAACGAAtactaattattaaattttgatgaaaattatacTGCAACCATGGTGAATGGTTAATGCATTTACTTGCATCAAcaatggaaatatttttttttatttaattttttagtcttcaattaaatgtttttttcaaTGAGACAAAAGACCGTATCTCTGTCTGCTTGGATCAATTTATACAGAATTGTTGGATTTATAAATTATTGTGGTGGGCCTACATTGGGGAACATTTCCATTTTCTAGAAAGGCAGTGGATGGTACATTTTCTTTTCACCcttctttcattatttttcatcccaaataattataaaaaatgtatcaaaaatatttcttttgtcaaattttttaaattaaaaaattaaaaaattaaaaaatagtacaCACCTATATGGTTCATT contains the following coding sequences:
- the LOC100248682 gene encoding probable inactive leucine-rich repeat receptor kinase XIAO codes for the protein MPLLQFLALLAMSHLSLLFLFSVFSATHALTLPSDVSALQSFKASIKPSSVSPWSCLASWNFSTDPCSVPRRTHFTCGISCSADSTRVISITLDPAGYAGALSPAIAKLTQLTVLDLSDNSLSGYVPSALSSLSNLQILTLRSNSFSGPLPQAITAIKSLESLDISHNFLSGSLPKTMVSLSSLRRLDLSFNRITGTLPKLPSSLSELALRSNSLSGYLLKSSFDGLTRLEVVELSANAFTGPIQSWFFLLPSLQQVNLANNSFTGLAILKPTASDLVAVDLGFNQIKGYVPTNFSAFPLLSSLSLRYNQLRGPIPLDYSKKETLKRLFLDGNFLNGKAPVGFFSGWSGVSGSLGDNCLQSCPTSSQLCLPSQKPNSICKQAYGGKPRS